Proteins found in one Choloepus didactylus isolate mChoDid1 chromosome 25, mChoDid1.pri, whole genome shotgun sequence genomic segment:
- the NOTCH3 gene encoding neurogenic locus notch homolog protein 3 codes for MGPGARGRRGRPMSSPLPPVRALPLLLLPLLLGGPGAAAPPCLDGNPCVNGGRCTQLPTREAACLCPPGWVGDRCQLEDPCHSGPCAGRGVCQSSVVAGSAQFSCRCPRGFRGPDCSLPDPCLSSPCAHGARCSVAPDGRYLCACPPGYQGRSCRSDVDECRAGGVAGPCRHGGTCLNTPGSFHCQCPAGYTGPLCDDAAVPCAPSPCRNGGTCSQSGDLTYDCTCLSGFQGHNCEINVDDCPGHRCLNGGTCVDGVNTYNCQCPPEWTGQFCTEDVDECQLQPNACHNGGTCFNTLGGHSCVCVNGWTGESCSQNIDDCATAVCFHGATCHDRVASFYCACPMGKTGLLCHLDDACVSNPCHEDAICDTNPVNGRAICTCPPGFTGGACDQDVDECSIGANPCEHMGRCMNTQGSFLCQCGRGYTGPRCETDVNECLSGPCRNQATCLDRIGQFTCICMAGFTGTFCEVDIDECQSSPCVNGGVCKDRVNGFSCTCPSGFSGATCQLDVDECASTPCRNGAKCVDQPDGYECRCAEGFEGALCDRNIDDCSPDPCHHGRCVDRIASFWCACAPGYTGTRCESQVDECRSQPCRHGGKCLDLVDKYLCRCPPGTTGVNCEVNIDDCASDPCVFGVCRDGLNRYDCVCQPGFTGPLCNVEINECASSPCSEAGTCQDGENGFRCLCPPGSLPPLCLPPSHPCAQEPCSHGICHDAPGGFRCVCEPGWSGPRCGQSLARDACDSQPCRAGGTCTSDGASFRCTCPPGVQGRQCELLTPCTPNPCEHGGHCESAPGQPAVCSCPPGWQGPRCQQDVDECVGPSPCGPHGTCTNLAGSFSCTCHGGFGGPSCDENIDDCNPNPCLNGGSCQDGVGSFSCSCLPGFAGQRCARDVDECLSSPCGLGTCSDHVASFSCTCPPGYGGSQCQRDLPDCSPSSCFNGGTCVDGVNSFSCLCRPGYTGAHCQHEADPCLSRPCLHGGVCSPTHPGFRCACPEGFTGTQCQTLVDWCSRAPCQNGGHCTQTGSSFYCLCPPAWGGRLCDIRSLPCREAAAQKGVRLQQLCQAGGHCVDDGGSHYCVCPEGRTGSHCEREVDACSAQPCQHGGTCRGRMGGYVCECPSGYTGSDCEDDVDECASQPCQHGGSCVDLVAGYLCSCPPGTLGVLCEINEDDCGPGPAQEPGPPCLHNGTCLDLVGGFRCVCPRGYTGLRCEADINECRPGACHAAHTRDCLQDPGGAFRCLCRAGFTGPRCEAVLSPCESQPCQHGGQCRPSSGPGGALTFSCHCIPPFWGPFCERVARSCRELQCPAGVPCQQTGRSPRCACPPGLSDPACRGSRGSPPGFANASCAAAPCLHGGSCRPAPLAPFFRCACAPGWAGPRCEAPEAAAEAPEEPRCPRANCLAKRGDGRCDRECNSPGCGWDGGDCSLSVGDPWRQCAALQCWRLFNNSRCDPACSSPACLYDNFDCRAGGRQRACNPVYEKYCADHFADGRCDQGCNTEECGWDGLDCAAEVPALLARGVLVLTVLLPPAELLRSGADFLQRLSAILRTSLRFRVDAHGQAMVFPYHRPGPEPRARRELAPEVIGSVVMLEIDNRLCLQLPENDHCFLDAQSAADYLGALSAVERLDFPYPLQAVRGEPLEPPEPSVSLLPLLAAGAVFLLVILVLGVMVARRKREHSTLWFPEGFALHKDTAAAHKGRREPVGQDALGMRNMAKGESLMGEMASDWMDTECPESKRLKVEEPSMGAEDAVDCRQWTQHHLVAADIRVAPAMALTPPQGDAEADGMDVNVRGPDGFTPLMLASFCGGALEPMPTEDDEVDDTSASIISDLICQGAQLGARTDRTGETALHLAARYARADAAKRLLDAGADTNAQDHSGRTPLHTAVTADAQGVFQILIRSRSTDLDARMADGSTALILAARLAVEGMVEELIASHADVNAVDELGKSALHWAAAVNNVEATLALLKNGANKDMQDSKEETPLFLAAREGSYEAAKLLLDHFANREITDHLDRLPRDVAQERLHQDIVRLLDQPSGTRGSPGPHGLGPLLCPPGAFLPGLKVAQSGVKKSRRPPGKVGQGSQGSRGRGKKLTLACPGPLVESSVTLSPVDSLDSPRPFGGNPTSPGGFPLEVPYAAAAATAVSFAQLGGTGRVGLGHQPSGGCVLSLGLLNPVALDWARLPPPAPPGPSFLLPLAPGPQLLNPGTPISPQERPPTYLAASGHSEEYPAAGAHSSPPKARFLRVPNEHPYLTPSPESPEHWASPSPPSLSDWSDSTPSPATITTGVAATATGVLPAQTLSLSVPGPLAQPQTQLGPHPEVAPKRQALA; via the exons CTCCCCCTTGCCTGGATGGAAACCCGTGTGTGAATGGGGGTCGCTGCACCCAGCTGCCCACCCGGGAGGCTGCCTGCTT GTGCCCTCCAGGTTGGGTGGGTGACCGGTGCCAGCTAGAAGACCCCTGCCACTCGGGCCCCTGTGCTGGCCGTGGCGTCTGCCAGAGCTCGGTGGTGGCGGGCTCTGCCCAGTTCTCCTGCCGCTGCCCCCGGGGCTTCCGAG GTCCCGACTGCTCCCTGCCAGACCCCTGCCTCAGCAGCCCCTGTGCCCACGGGGCCCGCTGCTCAGTGGCACCCGATGGCCGCTACCTCTGCGCCTGCCCACCGGGCTACCAGGGCCGCAGCTGCCGCAGCGACGTGGACGAGTGCCGGGCGGGTGGCGTGGCTGGGCCCTGCCGCCACGGGGGCACGTGCCTCAACACACCTGGCTCCTTCCACTGCCAGTGCCCAGCTGGCTACACAGGGCCGCTGTGCGATGACGCGGCTGTGCCCTGCGCCCCCTCACCGTGCCGCAACGGGGGCACCTGCAGCCAGAGTGGTGACCTCACCTACGATTGCACCTGCCTCTCCG GGTTCCAGGGCCACAACTGTGAGATCAACGTGGACGACTGCCCAGGGCACCGATGTCTAAACGGGGGCACCTGTGTAGATGGCGTCAACACTTACAACTGCCAGTGCCCTCCCGAGTGGACAG GCCAGTTCTGCACGGAGGATGTGGACGAGTGTCAGCTGCAGCCCAATGCCTGCCACAATGGCGGCACCTGCTTCAACACATTGGGCGGCCACAGCTGCGTGTGCGTCAATGGCTGGACGGGTGAGAGCTGCAGTCAGAACATCGACGACTGCGCCACTGCCGTGTGCTTCCACGGGGCCACCTGCCACGACCGCGTGGCCTCCTTCTACTGCGCCTGCCCCATGGGCAAGACTG GGCTTCTGTGTCATCTGGACGACGCCTGCGTCAGCAACCCCTGCCACGAGGACGCCATCTGCGACACGAACCCCGTCAACGGCCGGGCGATCTGCACCTGCCCCCCGGGCTTCACGGGCGGGGCGTGTGACCAGGACGTGGACGAGTGCTCCATCG GCGCCAACCCCTGCGAGCACATGGGCCGCTGCATGAACACGCAGGGCTCGTTCCTGTGCCAGTGTGGCCGCGGCTACACCGGCCCGCGCTGCGAGACCGACGTCAATGAGTGCCTGTCGGGGCCCTGCCGCAACCAGGCCACGTGCCTCGACCGCATTGGCCAGTTCACCTGCATCTGCATGGCAG GCTTCACGGGCACCTTTTGCGAGGTGGACATTGACGAGTGTCAGAGCAGTCCGTGCGTCAACGGCGGGGTCTGCAAGGACCGAGTCAACGGCTTCAGCTGCACCTGCCCCTCAG gcTTCAGCGGGGCCACGTGTCAGCTGGATGTGGACGAGTGTGCAAGCACGCCCTGCAGAAACGGCGCCAAGTGCGTGGACCAGCCCGACGGCTACGAGTGTCGCTGCGCGGAGG gCTTCGAGGGCGCGCTGTGCGACCGCAACATCGACGACTGCTCGCCCGACCCGTGTCACCATGGGCGCTGCGTGGACCGCATCGCCAGCTTCTGGTGTGCCTGCGCCCCGGGCTACACCGGCACGCGCTGCGAGAGCCAGGTGGACGAGTGTCGCAGCCAGCCTTGCCGCCACGGGGGCAAGTGCCTCGACCTGGTGGACAAATACCTCTGCCGCTGCCCTCCCGGCACCACAG GCGTGAACTGTGAGGTCAACATCGACGACTGTGCCAGCGACCCCTGCGTCTTTGGGGTCTGCCGTGACGGCCTCAACCGCTACGACTGCGTCTGCCAACCTGGCTTCACAG GGCCCCTGTGCAACGTGGAGATCAATGAGTGTGCGTCCAGCCCGTGCAGCGAGGCAGGCACCTGCCAGGATGGGGAAAACGGCTTCCGCTGCCTCTGCCCGCCCGGCTCCCTGCCCCCGCTGTGCCTGCCACCCAGCCACCCCTGTGCCCAGGAACCCTGCAGTCACGGCATCTGCCATGATGCCCCTGGCGG GTTCCGCTGTGTCTGTGAGCCTGGCTGGAGTGGTCCACGCTGCGGACAGAGTCTCGCCCGGGATGCCTGTGACTCCCAGCCCTGCCGGGCAGGTGGCACCTGTACCAGCGATGGAGCCAGCTTCCGCTGCACCTGTCCCCCCGGTGTCCAGG GCCGCCAGTGTGAACTGCTGACCCCCTGCACCCCGAACCCCTGTGAACATGGGGGCCACTGCGAGTCTGCCCCGGGCCAGCCAGCTGTCTGCTCCTGTCCCCCCGGCTGGCAAG GTCCACGGTGCCAGCAGGATGTGGATGAGTGTGTCGGCCCTTCTCCCTGCGGCCCGCATGGGACCTGCACCAACCTGGCTGGGAGTTTTAGCTGCACCTGCCATGGGGGGTTTGGTGGCCCTTCCTGTGATGAGAATATTGATGATTGCAACCCCA ACCCCTGCCTGAACGGGGGCTCCTGCCAGGACGGCGTGGGGTCCTTCTCCTGCTCCTGCCTCCCCGGCTTTGCTGGCCAGCGCTGTGCCCGCGACGTGGACGAGTGTCTGAGCAGCCCCTGCGGCCTGGGGACCTGCAGCGACCACGTGGCCTCCTTCAGCTGCACCTGCCCGCCTGGCTATGGGGGCTCCCAGTGCCAGCGGGACCTGCCCGACTGCAGCCCCAG CTCTTGTTTCAACGGCGGCACCTGCGTGGATGGCGTGAACTCCTTTAGCTGCCTCTGCAGGCCGGGCTACACCGGCGCCCACTGCCAACACGAGGCCGACCCCTGCCTCTCGCGGCCCTGTCTGCACGGGGGTGTCTGCAGCCCCACCCACCCCGGCTTCCGCTGCGCCTGCCCGGAGGGCTTCACTGGTACCCAGTGCCAG ACGCTGGTTGACTGGTGCAGCCGTGCACCTTGTCAGAACGGGGGTCACTGTACCCAGACCGGGTCCTCCTTCTACTGCCTCTGCCCCCCGGCGTGGGGCGGTCGCCTCTGTGACATCCGGAGCCTGCCCTGCAGGGAGGCGGCGGCCCAGAAGG GGGTGCGGCTGCAGCAGCTGTGCCAGGCGGGCGGGCACTGCGTGGACGATGGCGGCTCCCACTACTGCGTGTGCCCAGAGGGCCGCACGGGCAGCCACTGCGAACGGGAGGTGGACGCCTGCTCCGCCCAGCCCTGCCAGCACGGGGGCACCTGCCGCGGCCGCATGGGGGGCTACGTGTGCGAG TGTCCCTCGGGCTACACTGGCAGTGACTGTGAGGATGACGTGGACGAGTGCGCCTCCCAGCCCTGCCAGCACGGGGGCTCCTGTGTGGACCTGGTGGCCGGCTATCTGTGCTCATGTCCCCCGGGAACGCTGG GCGTGCTCTGTGAAATCAATGAGGACGACTGtggcccaggcccagcccaggaGCCGGGGCCCCCGTGTCTGCACAATGGCACCTGTTTGGACCTGGTTGGGGGCTTCCGCTGCGTCTGTCCCCGGGGCTACACCGGCCTGCGCTGTGAGGCGGACATCAATGAGTGTCGCCCCGGGGCCTGCCACGCTGCGCACACCCGGGATTGCCTGCAGGACCCAGGCGGAGCCTTCCGCTGCCTCTGCCGGGCGGGCTTCACCG GTCCCCGCTGTGAGGCTGTCCTGTCTCCCTGCGAGTCCCAGCCGTGCCAGCATGGGGGCCAGTGTCGCCCCAGCTCGGGCCCCGGGGGTGCGCTAACCTTCTCCTGCCACTGCATCCCG CCTTTTTGGGGTCCGTTCTGCGAGCGGGTGGCGCGCTCCTGCCGGGAGCTGCAGTGCCCGGCGGGCGTCCCGTGCCAGCAGACCGGCCGCAGCCCGCGCTGCGCCTGTCCCCCGGGGCTGTCGGACCCCGCGTGCCGGGGCTCCCGGGGGTCCCCGCCGGGCTTCGCCAACGCCAGCTGCGCGGCCGCCCCCTGCCTGCACGGGGGCTCCTGCCGCCCCGCGCCGCTCGCGCCCTTCTTCCGCTGCGCCTGCGCGCCGGGCTGGGCCGGGCCGCGCTGCGAGGCCCCGGAGGCGGCCGCCGAGGCCCCCGAGGAGCCGCGGTGCCCGCGCGCCAACTGCCTGGCCAAGCGCGGGGACGGGCGCTGCGACCGCGAGTGCAACAGCCCCGGCTGCGGCTGGGACGGCGGCGACTGCTCGCTGAGCGTGGGCGACCCCTGGCGGCAGTGCGCGGCGCTGCAGTGCTGGCGCCTCTTCAACAACAGCCGCTGCGACCCGGCCTGCAGCTCGCCCGCCTGCCTCTACGACAACTTCGACTGCCGCGCCGGCGGCCGCCAGCGCGCCTGCAA CCCCGTGTACGAGAAGTACTGCGCGGACCACTTCGCCGACGGCCGCTGCGACCAGGGCTGCAACACGGAGGAGTGCGGCTGGGACGGGCTGGACTGCGCGGCCGAGGTGCCAGCGCTGCTGGCGCGCGGCGTGCTGGTGCTCACGGTGCTGCTGCCGCCGGCCGAGCTGCTGCGCTCGGGCGCCGACTTCCTGCAGCGCCTCAGCGCCATCCTGCGCACCTCGCTGCGCTTCCGCGTCGACGCGCACGGCCAGGCCATGGTCTTCCCCTACCACCGGCCCGGCCCGGAGCCCCGCGCGCGGCGGGAGCTGGCCCCCGAGGTGATCGG CTCCGTGGTGATGCTGGAGATCGACAACCGGCTCTGCCTGCAACTGCCCGAAAACGATCACTGCTTCTTAGATGCCCAGAGTGCAGCGGACTACCTGGGCGCCTTGTCGGCCGTGGAGCGCCTCGACTTCCCTTACCCACTGCAGGCTGTGCGGG GGGAGCCGCTGGAGCCGCCGGAGCCAAGCGTGTCGCTGCTGCCGCTGCTGGCGGCGGGGGCCGTCTTCCTGCTGGTCATCCTCGTCCTGGGTGTCATGGTGGCCCGGCGCAAGCGCGAGCACAGCACCCTGTGGTTCCCCGAAGGCTTCGCGCTGCACAAGGACACGGCCGCTGCCCACAAGGGCCGGCGGGAGCCCGTGGGCCAAGACGCGCTGGGCATGAG GAACATGGCCAAGGGTGAGAGTCTGATGGGGGAGATGGCCTCAGACTGGATGGACACAGAGTGCCCGGAGTCCAAGAGATTGAAG GTTGAGGAGCCCAGCATGGGGGCTGAGGATGCTGTGGATTGCCGCCAGTGGACTCAGCACCACCTGGTTGCTGCCGACATCCGTGTGGCACCAGCCATGGCACTGACCCCACCGCAGGGCGACGCGGAAGCCGATGGCATGGATGTCAATGTGCGAGGCCCAG ATGGCTTCACCCCTCTGATGCTGGCTTCCTTCTGCGGGGGGGCCCTGGAGCCCATGCCCACCGAGGACGACGAGGTGGACGACACGTCAGCCAGCATCATCTCCGACCTCATCTGCCAGGGGGCCCAGCTCGGGGCACGGACCGACCGCACTGGGGAGACTGCCCTGCACCTGGCCGCCCGCTATGCCCGGGCCGATGCCGCCAAGCGGCTGCTGGATGCTGGGGCGGACACCAACGCCCAGGACCATTCAGGCCGGACTCCACTGCACACGGCCGTCACCGCTGATGCCCAGGGCGTCTTCCAG ATTCTCATCCGGAGCCGCTCCACGGACCTGGACGCCCGCATGGCGGATGGGTCCACGGCGCTCATCCTGGCGGCCCGCCTGGCGGTGGAGGGCATGGTGGAAGAGCTCATCGCCAGCCATGCAGATGTCAACGCTGTGGACGAGCTTG ggaaaTCAGCCTTACACTGGGCGGCGGCCGTCAACAACGTGGAGGCCACCTTGGCTCTGTTGAAGAACGGAGCCAACAAGGACATGCAGGATAGCAAG GAGGAGACCCCCCTGTTCCTCGCCGCCCGCGAGGGCAGCTATGAGGCCGCCAAGCTGCTGCTGGACCACTTTGCCAACCGTGAGATCACCGATCACCTGGATAGGCTGCCACGGGATGTGGCCCAGGAACGGCTGCACCAGGACATCGTGCGGCTGCTGGACCAGCCCAGCGGGACCCGCGGCTCCCCCGGCCCCCATGGCCTGGGGCCCCTGCTCTGTCCACCCGGGGCCTTCCTCCCTGGTCTCAAGGTGGCACAGTCGGGGGTCAAGAAGAGCCGGAGACCCCCTGGGAAGGTGGGGCAGGGGTCGCAGGGGTCCCGGGGCAGGGGCAAGAAGCTGACGCTGGCCTGCCCAGGACCCCTGGTGGAGAGCTCGGTCACCCTCTCGCCCGTGGACTCGCTGGACTCCCCGAGGCCCTTCGGTGGGAATCCCACCTCCCCCGGCGGCTTCCCACTTGAGGTGCCCTATGCGGCTGCTGCGGCCACGGCGGTGTCTTTCGCGCAGCTCGGTGGCACAGGCCGGGTGGGTCTGGGGCACCAGCCTTCGGGGGGCTGTGTGCTCAGCCTGGGCCTGTTGAATCCTGTGGCCCTTGACTGGGCCCGGCTGCCCCCACCTGCCCCACCAGGCCCCTCATTCCTGCTGCCGCTGGCTCCGGGCCCCCAGCTGCTGAACCCCGGGACCCCCATCTCCCCACAGGAGCGGCCTCCAACATACCTGGCAGCCTCGGGACACAGTGAGGAGTACCCAGCAGCTGGGGCCCACAGCAGCCCCCCTAAGGCCCGCTTCCTGCGGGTCCCCAATGAGCACCCCTACCTGACCCCATCCCCTGAGTCCCCCGAACACTGGGCCAGCCCTTCACCCCCCTCTCTCTCGGACTGGTCCGACTCCACACCCAGCccagccaccatcaccactgGGGTCGCTGCCACGGCCACTGGGGTCCTGCCTGCCCAGACCCTCTCGCTGTCTGTCCCTGGCCCCCTTGCCCAGCCCCAGACCCAGCTGGGGCCTCACCCCGAAGTTGCTCCCAAGAGGCAGGCATTGGCCTGA